A genomic window from Streptomyces broussonetiae includes:
- the tmk gene encoding dTMP kinase — protein MTRAEQPTAPTATPDDALVADSRERAVRSLLRRPELRRLWSAHLVSGVGDALALLVLVVLVLQAAIVQGVFGGGYRGVAFAVATVFAARVLATLLFGAVLLGPLTALTGQEGPLDRRWTMVGADAVRALLLIVAPLWIDWTPDNALAVLLVTAFVTGVAERLWTVCRESAAPALLPGPPPEGATVRPLPDHMDALRRLSLRTGFLAVPLAAAALVVAGLLNNLLGTGVVWFDQHHAALGSYVAAGLFAASLSLLAFLELPDVRTPRARSPLEGLRRPRTGTGVDKGRTGAIPLLVPACATVAGAIAAAVSVCVLHATDLGGGPVLYGLLVLGLTGGVAVGIRTAPALLPSLSRRRLLALAIAFTGIALLAAGLVPDVTTVLLIVTIAGVTAGVAANTGHALLDQETEDFRRARVTEHLHAVVRVCTALGVLIAPVVAGLIGRHRLENGRFVFAHGGASFTLMLVGALLLPVAVLVLAKVDDRAGIPLRQDLKDALLGGDDPLEAPAGTGFFIALEGGDGAGKSTQAEALAEWIRAKGHEVVLTREPGATPVGKRLRSILLDVSSAGLSHRAEALLYAADRAEHVDTVVRPALERGAVVISDRYIDSSVAYQGAGRDLSPTEIARINRWATNGLVPHLTVLLDVSPETARERFTEAPDRLESEPAEFHARVRAGFLTLAASDPGRYLVVDAGQEPESVTTVIRHRLDTVLPLSEAEIKAREEARKKAEEEARKKAEEEAARKAEEERLERERQEELARLRAEEEERKRRELEEAQRREAERQAEEARQRAEEAARRAEEERQRLLAEEKARAEEEARRRVEEERRRKQAEEEARLRAEEEARRLEKQRKAEEALLRAEEARRQAAEAAAAADTAARRSSSRLPAAPGVVSDAVTVPTPVVSPEPRGAEETVPTPVVSRGQDERAVEKTTVLRPVREDGAGADEAAQSGQPGQSGQSGKAGNGAGASESGSGVGSDAEVTAELPQPPAGAGAADETAVLPPVSAEETAVLPPVRGDVPPAPGDTAADRVPAGFFRDERPAARSEGSEDRTREMPQLDADGTPRRRPRPDWAEETPLDDLPTLADELLGSYDERDHGDHDEEQGRRGRGRRG, from the coding sequence ATGACGCGAGCCGAGCAGCCAACGGCCCCCACCGCAACCCCGGACGACGCCCTGGTCGCGGACTCCCGCGAGCGCGCTGTCCGCTCCCTGCTGCGCCGACCGGAGCTGCGGCGCCTGTGGAGCGCGCATCTGGTGAGCGGTGTCGGTGACGCCCTCGCCCTCCTCGTCCTGGTCGTCCTCGTCCTGCAGGCGGCGATCGTCCAGGGCGTGTTCGGCGGTGGTTACCGGGGCGTGGCATTCGCAGTGGCGACCGTTTTCGCCGCGCGTGTCCTCGCCACGCTGCTCTTCGGCGCCGTTCTGCTCGGCCCGCTGACGGCGCTGACCGGCCAGGAGGGCCCCCTCGACCGGCGCTGGACCATGGTCGGCGCCGACGCCGTGCGTGCCCTCCTGCTGATCGTGGCGCCCCTGTGGATCGACTGGACGCCGGACAACGCACTGGCCGTCCTGCTCGTCACCGCCTTCGTCACCGGCGTCGCCGAGCGGCTGTGGACGGTGTGCCGGGAGAGCGCGGCCCCCGCCCTGCTGCCCGGCCCGCCCCCGGAAGGCGCCACCGTACGGCCGTTGCCGGACCACATGGACGCCCTGCGCCGCCTGTCGCTGCGCACCGGCTTCCTGGCCGTGCCGCTGGCCGCCGCCGCCCTGGTCGTCGCCGGGCTGCTCAACAACCTGCTGGGCACGGGCGTGGTCTGGTTCGACCAGCATCACGCGGCCCTCGGGTCGTACGTGGCGGCGGGCCTGTTCGCCGCCTCGCTGTCCCTGCTGGCCTTCCTCGAGCTGCCCGACGTGCGCACCCCCCGCGCGCGCTCGCCGCTGGAGGGCCTGCGCCGCCCGCGCACCGGCACCGGCGTCGACAAGGGCCGTACGGGCGCGATCCCGCTGCTCGTCCCGGCCTGCGCCACCGTCGCGGGCGCCATCGCCGCCGCCGTCTCGGTCTGCGTGCTGCACGCCACCGACCTGGGCGGCGGCCCGGTCCTGTACGGCCTGCTGGTCCTCGGCCTGACCGGCGGCGTCGCCGTCGGCATCCGTACGGCCCCCGCGCTGCTGCCCTCGCTCTCGCGCCGCCGGCTCCTCGCCCTCGCGATCGCCTTCACCGGTATCGCGCTGCTGGCCGCCGGCCTGGTCCCGGACGTCACCACGGTGCTGCTGATCGTCACGATCGCCGGCGTCACCGCGGGCGTGGCCGCGAACACCGGCCACGCCCTGCTCGACCAGGAGACCGAGGACTTCCGCCGGGCGCGTGTCACCGAGCACCTGCACGCGGTGGTCCGGGTCTGCACAGCGCTCGGCGTCCTGATCGCGCCCGTGGTCGCCGGGCTCATCGGCCGGCACCGCCTGGAGAACGGCCGGTTCGTCTTCGCGCACGGCGGCGCCTCCTTCACGTTGATGCTGGTCGGCGCGCTGCTGCTGCCGGTGGCCGTGCTGGTGCTCGCCAAGGTCGACGACCGCGCCGGCATCCCGCTGCGCCAGGACCTCAAGGACGCGCTGCTCGGCGGCGACGACCCGCTCGAGGCACCGGCCGGGACCGGCTTCTTCATCGCCCTGGAGGGCGGCGACGGCGCCGGCAAGTCCACCCAGGCCGAGGCTCTCGCGGAGTGGATCCGGGCCAAGGGCCACGAGGTCGTGCTCACCCGCGAGCCCGGGGCCACCCCCGTCGGCAAGCGGCTGCGCTCGATTCTGCTGGACGTCTCCTCCGCGGGCCTGTCGCACCGCGCGGAGGCGCTGCTGTACGCCGCCGACCGCGCCGAGCACGTGGACACCGTCGTACGCCCCGCCCTGGAACGCGGCGCGGTCGTCATCTCCGACCGGTACATCGACTCGTCCGTCGCCTACCAGGGCGCCGGCCGCGACCTGTCCCCGACCGAGATCGCCCGCATAAACCGCTGGGCGACCAATGGGCTCGTCCCGCACCTCACCGTCCTGCTGGACGTCTCCCCGGAGACGGCCCGCGAGCGGTTCACCGAGGCGCCGGACCGCCTGGAGTCGGAGCCGGCCGAGTTCCACGCGCGCGTGCGGGCCGGTTTCCTCACCCTGGCCGCCTCCGACCCCGGGCGCTACCTGGTGGTGGACGCCGGTCAGGAGCCCGAGTCCGTCACCACGGTGATCCGGCACCGGCTCGACACCGTGCTGCCGCTGTCCGAGGCCGAGATCAAGGCCCGGGAGGAGGCGCGGAAGAAGGCCGAGGAGGAGGCACGGAAGAAGGCCGAGGAGGAGGCCGCCCGCAAGGCCGAGGAGGAGCGCCTGGAGCGCGAGCGCCAGGAGGAACTGGCCCGGCTGCGCGCCGAGGAGGAGGAGCGCAAGCGCCGGGAGCTGGAGGAGGCGCAGCGCCGCGAGGCCGAACGGCAGGCGGAGGAGGCCCGGCAGCGGGCCGAGGAGGCCGCCCGGCGCGCCGAGGAGGAGCGACAGCGGCTGCTCGCCGAGGAGAAGGCCCGCGCCGAGGAGGAGGCCCGCCGCAGGGTCGAGGAGGAGCGGCGCCGTAAGCAGGCGGAGGAGGAAGCCCGGCTGCGTGCCGAGGAGGAGGCGCGGCGCCTGGAGAAGCAGCGCAAGGCCGAGGAGGCGCTGCTGCGTGCCGAGGAGGCCCGCAGGCAGGCGGCCGAGGCCGCGGCGGCGGCCGACACGGCGGCCCGCAGGTCCAGCTCCCGGCTGCCGGCCGCGCCGGGTGTGGTGTCCGACGCGGTGACGGTGCCCACGCCGGTGGTGTCGCCGGAGCCGCGTGGCGCCGAGGAGACCGTTCCGACGCCGGTGGTGTCGCGCGGGCAGGACGAGCGGGCCGTGGAGAAGACGACAGTGCTGCGTCCGGTGCGCGAGGACGGCGCCGGGGCGGACGAGGCTGCGCAGTCAGGGCAGCCAGGGCAGTCAGGGCAGTCCGGGAAGGCCGGCAACGGCGCAGGGGCGTCCGAGTCCGGCTCCGGAGTCGGTTCCGACGCCGAGGTGACGGCCGAGCTGCCGCAGCCGCCGGCGGGCGCGGGCGCGGCGGACGAGACGGCGGTCCTGCCGCCGGTCTCCGCCGAGGAGACGGCCGTGCTGCCGCCCGTCCGGGGTGACGTGCCGCCCGCGCCGGGTGACACCGCGGCGGACCGGGTGCCGGCCGGGTTCTTCCGGGACGAGCGGCCCGCCGCGCGCTCCGAGGGCTCCGAGGACCGCACCCGCGAGATGCCCCAGCTCGACGCCGACGGCACACCGCGCCGCCGGCCGCGGCCCGACTGGGCCGAGGAGACCCCGCTGGACGACCTGCCGACGCTGGCGGACGAGCTGCTGGGGTCGTACGACGAGCGGGACCACGGCGACCACGACGAGGAGCAGGGCCGCAGGGGCCGGGGCCGACGGGGCTGA
- the topA gene encoding type I DNA topoisomerase — MSPTSETAHGGRRLVIVESPAKAKTIKGYLGPGYVVEASVGHIRDLPNGAAEVPEKYTGEVRRLGVDVDHDFQPIYVVNADKKAQVKKLKDLLKDSDELFLATDEDREGEAIAWHLQEVLKPKIPVKRMVFHEITKDAIREAVANPRQLNQKLVDAQETRRILDRLYGYEVSPVLWKKVMPRLSAGRVQSVATRLVVERERERIAFRSAEYWDLTGTFATGRAGDSSDPSSLVARLQTVDGRRIAQGRDFDSLGRLKGENTLHLDEATARALAAALENTRFSVRSVESKPYRRSPYAPFRTTTLQQEASRKLGFGAKATMQVAQKLYENGYITYMRTDSTTLSDTAIAAARAQVTQLYGADYLPPQPRTYAAKVKNAQEAHEAIRPSGDRFRTPAETGLTGDQFKLYELIWKRTVASQMKDATGNSVTVKIGGTAADGRDVEFSASGKTITFHGFLKAYVEGADDPNAELDDRERRLPQVAEGDALSAEEITVDGHATKPPARYTEASLVKELEEREIGRPSTYASIIGTILDRGYVFKKGTALVPSFLSFAVVNLLEKHFGRLVDYDFTAKMEDDLDRIAAGEAQAVPWLKRFYFGEGTGHGGAAEAGNGDGDHLGGLKELVTDLGAIDAREVSSFPVGNDIVLRVGRYGPYIERGEKDSEQHQRADIPDDLAPDELSVELAEELLAKPSGDFELGADPVTGHQIVAKDGRYGPYVTEILPEGTPKTGKNAVKPRTASLFKSMSLDTVTLDDALKLMSLPRVVGTDAEGQEITAQNGRYGPYLKKGTDSRSLQSEDQLFTITLEEALAIYAQPKQRGRAAAKPPLKELGTDPVSEKPVVVKDGRFGPYVTDGETNATLRSGDSVETITPERGFELLAEKRAKGPAKKTAKKTVAKKAAPAKKTAAKKTAAKKTTAAAKKTTAAKKTTAKKATAAKSTASGTED, encoded by the coding sequence TTGTCCCCGACCAGCGAGACCGCACACGGCGGCCGCCGACTCGTCATCGTCGAGTCGCCTGCCAAGGCGAAGACGATCAAGGGCTATCTCGGCCCCGGCTACGTCGTCGAAGCGAGTGTCGGGCACATCCGCGACCTCCCCAACGGCGCCGCGGAGGTGCCCGAGAAGTACACCGGCGAGGTCCGCCGCCTCGGTGTGGACGTCGACCATGACTTCCAGCCGATCTATGTGGTGAACGCCGACAAGAAGGCACAGGTCAAGAAGCTCAAGGACCTGCTGAAGGACTCCGACGAGCTGTTCCTCGCCACCGATGAGGACCGGGAGGGCGAGGCGATCGCCTGGCACCTCCAGGAGGTCCTCAAGCCCAAGATCCCCGTCAAGCGGATGGTCTTCCACGAGATCACCAAGGACGCGATCCGCGAGGCCGTCGCCAACCCGCGCCAGCTCAACCAGAAGCTGGTCGACGCCCAGGAGACCCGCCGCATCCTCGACCGCCTCTACGGCTACGAGGTATCGCCGGTGCTCTGGAAGAAGGTCATGCCGCGGCTGTCGGCCGGCCGTGTCCAGTCGGTCGCGACCCGTCTCGTCGTCGAGCGGGAACGCGAGCGCATCGCGTTTCGTTCTGCCGAGTACTGGGACCTGACGGGCACCTTCGCGACCGGCCGCGCGGGGGATTCCTCGGACCCGTCGTCGCTGGTCGCCCGCCTGCAGACCGTCGACGGCAGGAGGATCGCGCAGGGCCGCGACTTCGACTCCCTGGGTCGGCTCAAGGGCGAGAACACGCTCCACCTCGACGAGGCGACCGCCCGCGCCCTCGCCGCCGCCCTGGAGAACACCCGCTTCTCCGTGCGCTCCGTCGAGTCCAAGCCGTACCGCCGCTCGCCGTACGCCCCGTTCCGTACGACGACGCTGCAGCAGGAGGCGAGCCGCAAGCTCGGCTTCGGCGCCAAGGCGACGATGCAGGTCGCCCAGAAGCTGTACGAGAACGGCTACATCACCTACATGCGTACGGACTCCACGACGCTGAGCGACACGGCGATCGCGGCGGCCCGCGCGCAGGTCACGCAGCTCTACGGTGCCGACTACCTGCCGCCGCAGCCGCGTACGTACGCCGCCAAGGTCAAGAACGCGCAGGAGGCCCACGAGGCGATCCGCCCCTCGGGTGATCGTTTCCGCACTCCCGCCGAGACCGGCCTGACCGGCGACCAGTTCAAGCTCTACGAGCTGATCTGGAAGCGGACCGTCGCCTCCCAGATGAAGGACGCGACCGGCAACAGCGTGACCGTGAAGATCGGCGGCACCGCCGCCGACGGCCGGGACGTCGAGTTCAGCGCCTCCGGCAAGACGATCACCTTCCACGGCTTCCTGAAGGCCTACGTCGAGGGTGCCGACGACCCGAACGCCGAGCTGGACGACCGCGAGCGCCGGCTGCCGCAGGTCGCCGAGGGCGACGCGCTGTCCGCCGAGGAGATCACGGTCGACGGCCACGCCACCAAGCCCCCGGCCCGCTACACCGAGGCCTCCCTGGTCAAGGAGCTGGAAGAGCGCGAGATCGGCCGCCCGTCGACGTACGCGTCGATCATCGGCACGATCCTCGACCGGGGCTACGTCTTCAAGAAGGGCACGGCCCTGGTGCCGTCCTTCCTGTCCTTCGCTGTGGTGAACCTCCTGGAGAAGCACTTCGGGCGGCTCGTCGACTACGACTTCACCGCCAAGATGGAGGACGACCTCGACCGCATCGCGGCCGGCGAGGCACAGGCCGTGCCGTGGCTGAAGCGCTTCTACTTCGGTGAAGGCACGGGCCACGGCGGCGCGGCCGAGGCGGGCAACGGCGACGGGGACCACCTCGGCGGCCTCAAGGAGCTGGTGACCGACCTGGGCGCGATCGACGCGCGCGAGGTGTCCTCGTTCCCGGTGGGCAACGACATCGTGCTCCGCGTCGGCCGCTACGGCCCGTACATCGAGCGCGGCGAGAAGGACTCCGAGCAGCACCAGCGCGCGGACATCCCGGACGACCTGGCGCCGGACGAGCTGTCCGTCGAGCTGGCCGAGGAGCTGCTGGCCAAGCCCAGTGGCGACTTCGAGCTGGGCGCCGACCCGGTGACCGGCCACCAGATCGTCGCCAAGGACGGCCGCTACGGCCCGTACGTCACGGAGATCCTCCCCGAGGGCACGCCCAAGACCGGCAAGAACGCGGTCAAGCCGCGCACGGCCTCGCTCTTCAAGTCGATGTCGCTGGACACGGTGACGCTCGATGACGCGCTCAAGCTGATGTCGCTGCCGCGCGTTGTCGGCACCGATGCCGAGGGCCAGGAGATCACCGCGCAGAACGGCCGCTACGGCCCGTATCTGAAGAAGGGCACGGACTCGCGCTCGCTGCAGTCCGAGGACCAGCTCTTCACGATCACGCTGGAAGAGGCGCTGGCGATCTACGCCCAGCCCAAGCAGCGCGGTCGTGCGGCGGCCAAGCCGCCGCTGAAGGAGCTGGGCACCGACCCGGTCAGCGAGAAGCCGGTCGTGGTCAAGGACGGCCGCTTCGGTCCGTACGTCACCGACGGCGAGACCAACGCGACCCTCCGCTCCGGCGACAGCGTGGAGACCATCACCCCGGAGCGCGGCTTCGAGCTGCTCGCCGAGAAGCGTGCGAAGGGGCCCGCCAAGAAGACCGCGAAGAAGACGGTGGCCAAGAAGGCGGCCCCGGCGAAGAAGACCGCGGCCAAGAAGACGGCGGCGAAGAAGACGACCGCGGCCGCGAAGAAGACCACGGCGGCGAAGAAGACCACCGCCAAGAAGGCGACCGCCGCCAAGTCGACGGCATCGGGCACGGAGGACTGA
- a CDS encoding DNA polymerase III subunit delta' codes for MTVWDDLVGQEKVSAVLDAAARDADALVTAVAADQPLPEASKMTHAWLFTGPPGAGRNQAARAFAAALQCVSPDRALGGSPGCGFCDGCHTALLGTHADVTTVAAVGSEILVKDMRDTVRKSFTAPANGRWQIILVEDAERLNEKSANAVLKAVEEPAPRTVWLLCAPSVEDVLPTIRSRCRHLNLRTPSVDAVADMLVRRDGIEPEVAGAAARATQGHVDRARRLATDPSARERRAAVLKLPLRLDEVGACLRAAQELVDAAAEDAKQLAEEMDGKEAEELKTALGASQGGRLPRGTAGVMKDLEDMQKRRRTRTQRDSLDIALGDLTAFYRDVLALQLGSRVAIANADAGDALERLARGSTPESTLRRIEAIAACREALDRNVAPLLAVEAMTMALREG; via the coding sequence ATGACCGTATGGGACGACCTCGTCGGGCAGGAGAAGGTGAGCGCGGTGCTCGACGCCGCCGCGCGGGACGCCGACGCCCTCGTCACGGCCGTCGCGGCCGACCAGCCGCTGCCCGAGGCGTCGAAGATGACGCACGCCTGGCTGTTCACGGGCCCGCCCGGCGCGGGGCGCAACCAGGCGGCCAGGGCCTTCGCCGCGGCCCTGCAGTGCGTGAGCCCCGACCGCGCCCTCGGCGGCTCCCCCGGCTGCGGCTTCTGCGACGGCTGCCACACCGCGCTGCTCGGCACCCACGCGGACGTCACCACGGTCGCCGCGGTCGGCTCCGAGATCCTGGTCAAGGACATGCGGGACACGGTCCGCAAGTCGTTCACCGCCCCGGCGAACGGCCGCTGGCAGATCATCCTGGTCGAGGACGCCGAGCGGCTGAACGAGAAGTCGGCCAACGCCGTCCTGAAGGCGGTGGAAGAACCCGCTCCGCGCACCGTCTGGCTCCTGTGCGCCCCCTCGGTCGAGGACGTGCTGCCGACGATCCGCTCCCGCTGCCGCCACCTGAATCTGCGTACGCCGTCCGTCGACGCGGTCGCCGACATGCTCGTCCGCCGCGACGGCATCGAGCCGGAGGTCGCCGGAGCCGCCGCCCGGGCCACGCAGGGCCACGTCGACCGGGCCCGGCGGCTGGCCACCGACCCGTCGGCCCGCGAGCGCCGCGCCGCCGTACTGAAGCTGCCCCTGCGCCTCGACGAGGTCGGTGCCTGTCTCAGGGCAGCGCAGGAGCTGGTCGACGCGGCGGCCGAGGACGCCAAGCAGCTCGCCGAGGAGATGGACGGCAAGGAGGCGGAGGAGCTGAAGACGGCGCTGGGCGCCTCCCAGGGCGGTCGGCTGCCGCGCGGCACGGCGGGCGTGATGAAGGACCTCGAGGACATGCAGAAGCGCCGCAGAACCCGCACCCAGCGCGACAGCCTCGACATCGCCCTCGGCGACCTCACGGCCTTCTACCGCGACGTCCTCGCCCTCCAGCTGGGCTCACGCGTGGCGATCGCCAACGCCGACGCCGGGGACGCCCTGGAGCGGCTGGCCCGGGGCAGCACCCCGGAGTCCACCCTCCGCCGTATCGAGGCCATCGCCGCATGCCGCGAGGCCCTCGACCGCAACGTGGCCCCGCTGCTGGCGGTGGAGGCGATGACGATGGCGCTGCGGGAGGGGTGA
- a CDS encoding alpha/beta hydrolase, with protein sequence MHIRPTPGRTRGTRPRPTARLTVALLGAAALLVSACSPGSPTASAGDTTQAALAALPRATPSALSSYYTQQLHWRSCGSPGFQCATMKAPLDYGTPGAGDVRLAVTRKQATGKGKPIGSLLINPGGPGGSAIDYVQSYAGIGYPADVRARYDIVGMDPRGVARSEPVECLDGRRMDQYAQTDLTPDNQQERDALVAADKKFDESCGAHSARLLRYVSTVEAARDMDILRAVLGDPKLNYVGASYGTFLGATYAGLFPDRVGRMVLDGAMDPSIDARTLNLDQTAGFETAFQAFSKDCVRHSDCPLGGKGTTPAQVGDHLKAFFRKLDAHPIPTGDTNGRKLDEALATTGVIAAMYDQGEWEQLREALTSAMKENDGASLLALSDSYYERDASGHYSNLMMANPAVNCLDLPPAFTGPDQVQQALPAFEKASPVFGDTLAWAALSCAYWPVKATGVPHRIEAKGAAPIVVVGTTRDPATPYRWAESLSRQLSSGRLLTYVGDGHTAYGRGSTCIDTAINTYLLHGTPPTTGKRCS encoded by the coding sequence ATGCACATCAGGCCCACCCCCGGCCGGACCCGGGGCACCCGCCCCCGGCCGACGGCCCGCCTCACCGTCGCCCTTCTCGGGGCCGCCGCCCTGCTCGTGTCCGCCTGTTCCCCCGGCAGCCCGACCGCCTCGGCCGGTGACACGACCCAGGCGGCGCTGGCCGCACTGCCGCGGGCGACGCCGTCGGCCCTGTCGTCGTACTACACCCAGCAACTGCACTGGCGCAGCTGCGGTTCCCCCGGCTTCCAGTGCGCGACCATGAAGGCCCCGCTGGACTACGGCACCCCCGGCGCGGGCGACGTGCGGCTGGCCGTCACCCGCAAGCAGGCCACCGGCAAGGGCAAGCCGATCGGCTCGCTGCTGATCAACCCGGGCGGTCCCGGCGGCTCGGCGATCGACTACGTGCAGAGCTACGCGGGCATCGGCTACCCGGCGGACGTCCGCGCGCGCTACGACATCGTCGGGATGGACCCGCGGGGCGTCGCCCGCAGCGAGCCCGTGGAGTGCCTCGACGGCCGCCGGATGGACCAGTACGCGCAGACGGACCTGACGCCCGACAACCAGCAGGAGCGCGACGCGCTGGTCGCGGCGGACAAGAAGTTCGACGAGAGCTGTGGGGCGCACTCGGCGCGGCTGCTGCGGTATGTCTCCACCGTCGAGGCGGCGCGGGACATGGACATCCTGCGGGCGGTGCTGGGTGATCCGAAACTGAACTACGTGGGAGCGTCGTACGGCACGTTCCTCGGCGCGACGTACGCGGGACTGTTCCCCGACCGGGTGGGCCGGATGGTCCTGGACGGCGCGATGGACCCCTCCATCGACGCCCGCACGCTGAACCTGGACCAGACGGCGGGCTTCGAGACGGCGTTCCAGGCGTTCTCGAAGGACTGCGTACGGCACTCCGACTGCCCGCTCGGCGGCAAGGGCACCACGCCCGCGCAGGTCGGCGACCACCTCAAGGCGTTCTTCCGCAAGCTGGACGCGCACCCCATCCCGACGGGCGACACCAACGGCCGCAAGCTCGACGAGGCGCTGGCCACGACCGGGGTGATCGCGGCGATGTACGACCAGGGGGAGTGGGAGCAGCTGCGCGAGGCGCTGACCTCGGCGATGAAGGAGAACGACGGCGCGAGCCTGCTCGCACTCTCCGACAGTTACTACGAACGGGACGCGAGCGGCCACTACAGCAACCTGATGATGGCCAATCCCGCCGTGAACTGCCTGGACCTGCCGCCCGCCTTCACCGGCCCCGACCAGGTGCAGCAGGCCCTGCCCGCCTTCGAGAAGGCGTCGCCGGTCTTCGGTGACACCCTGGCCTGGGCCGCGCTGAGCTGCGCGTACTGGCCGGTGAAGGCCACGGGTGTGCCGCACCGCATCGAGGCGAAGGGCGCGGCGCCGATCGTGGTGGTCGGCACCACCCGCGACCCGGCGACCCCCTACCGCTGGGCCGAGTCCCTGTCCCGTCAGCTTTCCTCCGGGCGCCTGCTGACCTACGTCGGCGACGGCCACACCGCCTACGGGCGCGGCAGTACCTGCATCGACACCGCGATCAACACCTACCTGCTCCACGGCACCCCGCCGACCACCGGAAAACGCTGCTCATAG
- a CDS encoding DUF7059 domain-containing protein: MGGVTDSGLASLPASDRPDVAARLRDALLAASFTADGLLELLGAPAYAALARSETVPALRATRGDTPLETLVRLFLLQQPVPHARVAAVLPVEEAVDAGWLTRVSGDEVAATVDVRPYGGPDGEDWFIVSDLGCAVGGAGGSGQQGRQADTAVVLGVGGASTTLAGITVRTPVASALDLGTGSGIQALHAAQHATRVTATDLNPRALHITALTLALSGARVADLREGSLFEPVRDEETFDLIVSNPPFVISPGARLTYRDGGMSGDDLCRSLVQQAGERLNEGGFAQFLANWQHVAGEDWQDRLRSWVPRGCDAWIVQREVQDITQYAELWLRDAGDHRGNPAEYQARYDAWLDEFEARKVKAVGFGWITLRRTGSAEPVVTVEEWPHPVEQPLGDTILAHFERIDYLRGHDDAALLEGHFRLTAEVVQEQVGLPGAEDPEHVVLRQHRGMRRATKVDTVGAGFAGVCDGTLSAGRILDAIAQLMGEDPVRLRDRTPAQIRLLVEQGFLEPAG; this comes from the coding sequence ATGGGGGGCGTGACTGACTCCGGACTCGCTTCCCTGCCCGCTTCCGACCGGCCCGACGTCGCCGCACGCCTGCGGGACGCGCTGCTGGCCGCCTCCTTCACCGCCGACGGGCTGCTCGAGCTGCTCGGTGCCCCCGCGTACGCGGCGCTGGCCCGCAGCGAGACCGTGCCCGCCCTGCGGGCGACCCGCGGCGACACGCCGCTGGAGACGCTCGTACGGCTGTTCCTGCTCCAGCAACCGGTGCCCCACGCGCGCGTGGCGGCCGTTCTGCCGGTCGAGGAGGCCGTGGACGCCGGGTGGCTCACGCGTGTGAGCGGCGACGAGGTGGCCGCGACCGTGGACGTACGGCCCTACGGCGGACCGGACGGCGAGGACTGGTTCATCGTCTCCGACCTGGGCTGCGCGGTGGGCGGCGCGGGCGGCAGCGGGCAGCAGGGCCGGCAGGCGGACACGGCTGTCGTCCTGGGCGTCGGCGGCGCCTCCACGACCCTCGCCGGCATCACCGTCCGTACGCCGGTCGCCTCCGCCCTGGACCTCGGCACCGGATCCGGGATCCAGGCGCTGCACGCCGCCCAGCACGCCACGCGCGTGACGGCGACCGACCTCAACCCGCGCGCGCTGCACATCACCGCGCTCACGCTGGCGCTGTCCGGCGCACGGGTGGCCGATCTGCGCGAGGGCTCGCTCTTCGAACCGGTCCGGGACGAGGAGACGTTCGACCTGATCGTGTCCAACCCGCCGTTCGTCATCTCTCCCGGTGCCCGGCTGACGTACCGGGACGGCGGGATGAGCGGGGACGATCTGTGCCGCTCGCTCGTTCAGCAGGCGGGGGAACGGCTGAACGAGGGCGGGTTCGCGCAGTTCCTCGCCAACTGGCAGCACGTGGCAGGGGAGGACTGGCAGGACAGGCTCAGGTCGTGGGTGCCGCGCGGGTGCGATGCCTGGATCGTGCAGCGCGAGGTGCAGGACATCACGCAGTACGCCGAGCTGTGGCTGAGGGACGCCGGGGACCATCGCGGGAATCCGGCGGAATACCAGGCTCGTTACGACGCCTGGCTCGACGAGTTCGAGGCGCGCAAGGTCAAGGCGGTCGGCTTCGGCTGGATCACCCTGCGCCGGACGGGTTCCGCCGAGCCCGTCGTCACCGTGGAGGAGTGGCCGCATCCGGTCGAGCAGCCGCTCGGGGACACGATCCTGGCGCACTTCGAGCGCATCGACTATCTGCGCGGGCACGACGACGCGGCGCTGCTCGAAGGGCACTTCAGGCTGACCGCCGAGGTGGTCCAGGAGCAGGTCGGCCTGCCCGGCGCCGAGGATCCGGAGCACGTGGTGCTGCGCCAGCACCGCGGGATGCGCCGGGCCACGAAGGTGGACACGGTCGGTGCCGGATTCGCGGGCGTCTGCGACGGCACGCTGAGCGCGGGCCGCATCCTGGACGCCATCGCCCAGCTCATGGGCGAGGACCCGGTGCGGCTCCGTGACCGCACGCCCGCGCAGATCCGGCTGCTGGTGGAGCAGGGGTTCCTGGAGCCGGCGGGCTGA